One Suricata suricatta isolate VVHF042 chromosome X, meerkat_22Aug2017_6uvM2_HiC, whole genome shotgun sequence genomic region harbors:
- the NHSL2 gene encoding NHS-like protein 2 isoform X2 translates to METAESVTLFWSRGANSGRENATATAHSRSSWRQPVNVFLSSGRPPSVEELLREAQLNLQSLLQEEYEEQYSEARLLGQTFRSADEAPESTNSPRPQAGRRLEFVLMPTNRQLSEDETTTQGVRAPEASLSLSTTADKQAAWNSPFPLPILEEKRWLQPCSTHSDIVPINISGQQFDKHASLRHSLFNTETAVNPKSTLRRRRTIIGFSNFSQRDQGHSNSPSGSVAHSATSDIRLSRSVPEDVHGRVAVGQEARFPNLTSSVLRSPSSDPEEVLQARRGAHPPGMESIGMVYSITSSCNGPTESMFSASWKGDTFTYMTPSATSQSTQVIENGKNPSSGNAWVSLHTLPPLVPKETATLVVTRDNPAGCSGSAGYSEHPTQQMQAVERPSRIGLLTSGISQLETGPDGASRFRERSLSVPTDSGTTELDYEEEQKASEACALPYDRTGSEGSNSADNIASHRAQQEAQHRRQRSKSISLRKAKKKPSPPMRSVSLVKDEPVLLPEGGSALPKEQRPRSLCLSLEHQGRHSSHQDGRGHPAVPTFKDPEGTQFSHHWYLTDWKSGDTCQSLSSSSTATGTTVIECTQAQGSSESLASPSTSRATTPSQLSIEVEAREVSSPGRPTGLMSPSSGYSSQSETPTPTVSMSLTLGHLPPPSGSVRVRPVVPERKSSLPPTSPMEKMSKSWLSFDLPLTSSTNLDLSGMSISIRSKTKVSRHHSDTNFGAKLAQKMSPNQPVMPMVTQSDLRSIRLRSVSKSEPEDDIESPDYAEEAGAEVFTLPERKMKPPIAEKPPVARRPPSLVHKPPSVPREYPLTSPTLATTPKSSIQHMRPFPPDVYTAVRKPKSSSPEGRSPGESTAPSSFVFTPFAGSSGAFFSGTQQPPQGNMEDGGPKVRALPERISLQSEEEAEKKKGKIPPPVPKKPSVLYLPFTSPTAQMDVYGTEPRLSLSPIITLQEEARYPPTSDHLQSPGTRTTSTPEAEGGREASPLGSSTEASTEEKSVISDKTAEWIAEEDDDVFVASRTTEDLFTVIHRSKRKLLGWKEPGEAFAGGSRPSSHSPIKNTADSPISESAASAGSSGSANLDAGRNDDFKALLQKKGSKATPRSRPSAAELLKTTNPLARRIIAQFSKDYETTSDPST, encoded by the exons CTAACTCAGGTCGGGAAAATGCGACAGCGACTGCCCACTCGAGGTCGTCATGGCGACAGCCAGTGAACGTGTTCCTTTCCTCGGGCAGGCCCCCGAGTGTAGAGGAGCTGCTTCGAGAGGCGCAGCTCAATCTCCAGAGCCTGTTGCAAG AAGAATATGAGGAACAGTACTCGGAGGCCAGACTCCTGGGGCAGACCTTCCGCTCTGCTGATGAGGCCCCTGAGTCCACCAATAGCCCAAGGCCCCAGGCTGGCAGGCGTCTGGAGTTTGTGTTGATG CCTACAAATCGGCAGCTGAGCGAGGATGAGACTACCACCCAGGGTGTGAGGGCCCCTGAGGCCTCCCTGAGCCTGTCTACCACAGCCGACAAGCAAGCTGCCTGGAAtagccccttccctctgcccatcctAGAGGAGAAACGGTGGCTTCAACCTTGCTCCACGCACTCTGACATTGTGCCCATCAACATCTCTG GGCAGCAGTTTGATAAACATGCAAGTTTGCGACACTCCTTGTTTAACACGGAGACAGCCGTGAACCCCAAATCCACCCTGAGGCGGAGGCGGACCATTATTGGATTCTCTAACTTTTCACAGCGAGACCAAG GTCACAGCAACAGCCCATCAGGCAGTGTGGCCCACTCTGCCACCTCCGACATCAGGCTCAGTCGTTCAGTCCCAGAAGATGTCCATGGAAGAGTTGCAGTTGGTCAGGAAGCTCGTTTCCCAAATCTCACTTCATCGGTACTGAGGAGTCCTTCGAGTGATCCAGAAGAAGTTCTCCAGGCGCGTCGTGGTGCACACCCTCCTGGCATGGAGAGCATAGGAATGGTGTATAGCATCACCAGTTCTTGCAATGGACCAACGGAGTCGATGTTCTCTGCTTCCTGGAAGGGAGATACTTTTACCTACATGACTCCAAGTGCCACCAGTCAGAGCACTCAAGtcattgaaaatggaaaaaatccttCCTCTGGGAATGCTTGGGTCTCTCTGCACACACTGCCACCTCTAGTTCCTAAGGAGACTGCTACCCTCGTTGTCACTCGTGATAACCCAGCAGGATGCAGTGGGTCAGCAGGCTACTCTGAGCACCCTACTCAACAAATGCAGGCAGTGGAACGACCCTCCAGGATTGGCCTTCTCACTAGTGGTATCTCACAGCTGGAGACAGGCCCAGATGGGGCCAGCAGGTTCCGGGAGCGGTCACTGTCTGTGCCCACAGACTCAGGCACCACAGAGTTGGATTATGAGGAGGAACAGAAGGCCAGCGAAGCCTGTGCCCTTCCTTATGACCGTACAGGTTCTGAGGGCAGTAACAGTGCTGACAACATTGCCTCTCATAGGGCCCAACAGGAGGCCCAGCACAGAAGGCAGAGGTCCAAGAGTATCTCACTCAGGAAGGCCAAGAAGAAGCCTTCCCCACCAATGCGCAGTGTCTCACTGGTCAAAGATGAGCCAGTCCTCTTGCCAGAAGGTGGGTCAGCCCTACCCAAGGAACAGAGGCCCAGGAGCCTTTGCCTCTCCTTGGAACACCAGGGACGTCACTCATCCCACCAGGATGGTCGGGGTCACCCAGCTGTGCCAACCTTCAAAGATCCAGAAGGCACACAATTCTCCCACCACTGGTACCTTACTGACTGGAAGTCTGGTGACACTTGCCAATCCTTGTCCAGCTCCAGCACTGCCACAGGCACCACAGTCATTGAGTGCACCCAAGCTCAGGGCAGCTCAGAGTCTCTTGCCTCCCCTTCCACATCCAGAGCCACGACACCTTCCCAGCTCTCCATCGAGGTGGAGGCCAGGGAAGTATCCTCCCCAGGAAGGCCTACTGGGCTGATGTCACCCTCCAGTGGATACTCCAGCCAGTCAGAGACACCAACCCCCACAGTCTCCATGTCCTTGACCCTGGGCCACTTGCCCCCTCCAAGTGGCAGTGTCCGGGTGCGTCCAGTGGTGCCTGAGAGGAAGTCATCACTACCCCCGACATCACCCATGGAGAAAATGTCCAAGTCATGGCTGTCGTTTGACCTACCATTGACCTCATCAACTAACCTGGATCTGTCTGGGATGAGTATCTCTATCCGAAGTAAAACCAAGGTGAGCCGGCATCACTCAGATACAAATTTTGGGGCCAAGCTGGCCCAGAAAATGAGCCCCAACCAACCAGTTATGCCCATGGTTACTCAGTCTGACCTACGTTCCATTCGCCTGAGGTCAGTCAGCAAGTCTGAGCCAGAAGATGACATCGAGAGCCCTGACTATGCTGAGGAAGCAGGAGCAGAAGTCTTCACCTtgccagagagaaaaatgaaacctcCCATAGCTGAGAAGCCCCCCGTGGCCCGAAGGCCTCCAAGCTTGGTGCACAAGCCACCATCTGTCCCCCGGGAGTACCCGCTAACTTCACCTACCTTGGCTACAACCCCCAAGAGCTCCATTCAACACATGAGGCCATTCCCTCCAGACGTCTACACCGCGGTGCGGAAACCAAAGTCCTCCAGCCCTGAGGGCAGAAGCCCAGGGGAGTCAACAGCACCCTCATCTTTTGTTTTCACCCCTTTCGCTGGTTCCTCTGGTGCCTTCTTCTCAGGAACACAGCAACCTCCCCAGGGAAATATGGAGGATGGAGGCCCTAAGGTGAGAGCCCTGCCTGAAAGAATTAGCCTCCAGAgcgaggaagaagcagagaaaaagaaaggcaagatcCCACCTCCTGTCCCAAAAAAGCCCAGCGTGCTGTACCTGCCTTTCACATCACCCACAGCTCAAATGGATGTGTACGGGACAGAACCAAGGCTGTCGCTCAGCCCCATCATCACCCTGCAGGAAGAAGCCAGGTATCCCCCGACCAGTGACCACCTGCAATCACCTGGTACAAGGACAACTTCAACACCAGAGGCTGAAGGTGGAAGGGAAGCAAGTCCTCTAG GGAGTTCTACGGAAGCAAGCACTGAAGAAAAAAGTGTAATCAGTGATAAAACAGCTGAATGGATTGCCGAAGAGGACGATGACGTGTTTGTGGCTTCACGCACAACTGAAGATTTGTTTACTGTGATACACAG GTCCAAGAGAAAGCTGCTTGGCTGGAAAGAGCCTGGTGAGGCCTTTGCTGGCGGCAGCAGACCAAGCTCCCATTCCCCAATAAAGAACACAGCTGATTCTCCCATCAGTGAGTCAGCTGCTTCTGCAGGGTCAAGCGGCAGTGCTAACCTAGATGCTGGCAGAAACGATGATTTCAAGGCCTTGCTACAGAAGAAGGGGAGCAAGGCAACTCCAAGGTCCCGCCCTTCAGCAGCCGAACTGCTGAAGACCACTAACCCACTGGCTCGGAGAATTATTGCCCAATTTTCAAAAGACTATGAAACCACCAGTGACCCCAGTACTTAA
- the NHSL2 gene encoding NHS-like protein 2 isoform X5 — protein sequence MRVAKRLNVSAVRQATGVLQSLDVGYNGHGYGKIHQAVHLRFSYLSVEEYEEQYSEARLLGQTFRSADEAPESTNSPRPQAGRRLEFVLMPTNRQLSEDETTTQGVRAPEASLSLSTTADKQAAWNSPFPLPILEEKRWLQPCSTHSDIVPINISGQQFDKHASLRHSLFNTETAVNPKSTLRRRRTIIGFSNFSQRDQGHSNSPSGSVAHSATSDIRLSRSVPEDVHGRVAVGQEARFPNLTSSVLRSPSSDPEEVLQARRGAHPPGMESIGMVYSITSSCNGPTESMFSASWKGDTFTYMTPSATSQSTQVIENGKNPSSGNAWVSLHTLPPLVPKETATLVVTRDNPAGCSGSAGYSEHPTQQMQAVERPSRIGLLTSGISQLETGPDGASRFRERSLSVPTDSGTTELDYEEEQKASEACALPYDRTGSEGSNSADNIASHRAQQEAQHRRQRSKSISLRKAKKKPSPPMRSVSLVKDEPVLLPEGGSALPKEQRPRSLCLSLEHQGRHSSHQDGRGHPAVPTFKDPEGTQFSHHWYLTDWKSGDTCQSLSSSSTATGTTVIECTQAQGSSESLASPSTSRATTPSQLSIEVEAREVSSPGRPTGLMSPSSGYSSQSETPTPTVSMSLTLGHLPPPSGSVRVRPVVPERKSSLPPTSPMEKMSKSWLSFDLPLTSSTNLDLSGMSISIRSKTKVSRHHSDTNFGAKLAQKMSPNQPVMPMVTQSDLRSIRLRSVSKSEPEDDIESPDYAEEAGAEVFTLPERKMKPPIAEKPPVARRPPSLVHKPPSVPREYPLTSPTLATTPKSSIQHMRPFPPDVYTAVRKPKSSSPEGRSPGESTAPSSFVFTPFAGSSGAFFSGTQQPPQGNMEDGGPKVRALPERISLQSEEEAEKKKGKIPPPVPKKPSVLYLPFTSPTAQMDVYGTEPRLSLSPIITLQEEARYPPTSDHLQSPGTRTTSTPEAEGGREASPLGSSTEASTEEKSVISDKTAEWIAEEDDDVFVASRTTEDLFTVIHRSKRKLLGWKEPGEAFAGGSRPSSHSPIKNTADSPISESAASAGSSGSANLDAGRNDDFKALLQKKGSKATPRSRPSAAELLKTTNPLARRIIAQFSKDYETTSDPST from the exons ATGCGAGTGGCAAAAAGATTAAACGTCAGTGCTGTGCGACAGGCTACGGGGGTGTTACAGTCTCTGGATGTAGGTTACAATGGACATGGATATGGCAAAATTCACCAAGCTGTGCACTTAAGATTTTCGTACCTTAGTGTAG AAGAATATGAGGAACAGTACTCGGAGGCCAGACTCCTGGGGCAGACCTTCCGCTCTGCTGATGAGGCCCCTGAGTCCACCAATAGCCCAAGGCCCCAGGCTGGCAGGCGTCTGGAGTTTGTGTTGATG CCTACAAATCGGCAGCTGAGCGAGGATGAGACTACCACCCAGGGTGTGAGGGCCCCTGAGGCCTCCCTGAGCCTGTCTACCACAGCCGACAAGCAAGCTGCCTGGAAtagccccttccctctgcccatcctAGAGGAGAAACGGTGGCTTCAACCTTGCTCCACGCACTCTGACATTGTGCCCATCAACATCTCTG GGCAGCAGTTTGATAAACATGCAAGTTTGCGACACTCCTTGTTTAACACGGAGACAGCCGTGAACCCCAAATCCACCCTGAGGCGGAGGCGGACCATTATTGGATTCTCTAACTTTTCACAGCGAGACCAAG GTCACAGCAACAGCCCATCAGGCAGTGTGGCCCACTCTGCCACCTCCGACATCAGGCTCAGTCGTTCAGTCCCAGAAGATGTCCATGGAAGAGTTGCAGTTGGTCAGGAAGCTCGTTTCCCAAATCTCACTTCATCGGTACTGAGGAGTCCTTCGAGTGATCCAGAAGAAGTTCTCCAGGCGCGTCGTGGTGCACACCCTCCTGGCATGGAGAGCATAGGAATGGTGTATAGCATCACCAGTTCTTGCAATGGACCAACGGAGTCGATGTTCTCTGCTTCCTGGAAGGGAGATACTTTTACCTACATGACTCCAAGTGCCACCAGTCAGAGCACTCAAGtcattgaaaatggaaaaaatccttCCTCTGGGAATGCTTGGGTCTCTCTGCACACACTGCCACCTCTAGTTCCTAAGGAGACTGCTACCCTCGTTGTCACTCGTGATAACCCAGCAGGATGCAGTGGGTCAGCAGGCTACTCTGAGCACCCTACTCAACAAATGCAGGCAGTGGAACGACCCTCCAGGATTGGCCTTCTCACTAGTGGTATCTCACAGCTGGAGACAGGCCCAGATGGGGCCAGCAGGTTCCGGGAGCGGTCACTGTCTGTGCCCACAGACTCAGGCACCACAGAGTTGGATTATGAGGAGGAACAGAAGGCCAGCGAAGCCTGTGCCCTTCCTTATGACCGTACAGGTTCTGAGGGCAGTAACAGTGCTGACAACATTGCCTCTCATAGGGCCCAACAGGAGGCCCAGCACAGAAGGCAGAGGTCCAAGAGTATCTCACTCAGGAAGGCCAAGAAGAAGCCTTCCCCACCAATGCGCAGTGTCTCACTGGTCAAAGATGAGCCAGTCCTCTTGCCAGAAGGTGGGTCAGCCCTACCCAAGGAACAGAGGCCCAGGAGCCTTTGCCTCTCCTTGGAACACCAGGGACGTCACTCATCCCACCAGGATGGTCGGGGTCACCCAGCTGTGCCAACCTTCAAAGATCCAGAAGGCACACAATTCTCCCACCACTGGTACCTTACTGACTGGAAGTCTGGTGACACTTGCCAATCCTTGTCCAGCTCCAGCACTGCCACAGGCACCACAGTCATTGAGTGCACCCAAGCTCAGGGCAGCTCAGAGTCTCTTGCCTCCCCTTCCACATCCAGAGCCACGACACCTTCCCAGCTCTCCATCGAGGTGGAGGCCAGGGAAGTATCCTCCCCAGGAAGGCCTACTGGGCTGATGTCACCCTCCAGTGGATACTCCAGCCAGTCAGAGACACCAACCCCCACAGTCTCCATGTCCTTGACCCTGGGCCACTTGCCCCCTCCAAGTGGCAGTGTCCGGGTGCGTCCAGTGGTGCCTGAGAGGAAGTCATCACTACCCCCGACATCACCCATGGAGAAAATGTCCAAGTCATGGCTGTCGTTTGACCTACCATTGACCTCATCAACTAACCTGGATCTGTCTGGGATGAGTATCTCTATCCGAAGTAAAACCAAGGTGAGCCGGCATCACTCAGATACAAATTTTGGGGCCAAGCTGGCCCAGAAAATGAGCCCCAACCAACCAGTTATGCCCATGGTTACTCAGTCTGACCTACGTTCCATTCGCCTGAGGTCAGTCAGCAAGTCTGAGCCAGAAGATGACATCGAGAGCCCTGACTATGCTGAGGAAGCAGGAGCAGAAGTCTTCACCTtgccagagagaaaaatgaaacctcCCATAGCTGAGAAGCCCCCCGTGGCCCGAAGGCCTCCAAGCTTGGTGCACAAGCCACCATCTGTCCCCCGGGAGTACCCGCTAACTTCACCTACCTTGGCTACAACCCCCAAGAGCTCCATTCAACACATGAGGCCATTCCCTCCAGACGTCTACACCGCGGTGCGGAAACCAAAGTCCTCCAGCCCTGAGGGCAGAAGCCCAGGGGAGTCAACAGCACCCTCATCTTTTGTTTTCACCCCTTTCGCTGGTTCCTCTGGTGCCTTCTTCTCAGGAACACAGCAACCTCCCCAGGGAAATATGGAGGATGGAGGCCCTAAGGTGAGAGCCCTGCCTGAAAGAATTAGCCTCCAGAgcgaggaagaagcagagaaaaagaaaggcaagatcCCACCTCCTGTCCCAAAAAAGCCCAGCGTGCTGTACCTGCCTTTCACATCACCCACAGCTCAAATGGATGTGTACGGGACAGAACCAAGGCTGTCGCTCAGCCCCATCATCACCCTGCAGGAAGAAGCCAGGTATCCCCCGACCAGTGACCACCTGCAATCACCTGGTACAAGGACAACTTCAACACCAGAGGCTGAAGGTGGAAGGGAAGCAAGTCCTCTAG GGAGTTCTACGGAAGCAAGCACTGAAGAAAAAAGTGTAATCAGTGATAAAACAGCTGAATGGATTGCCGAAGAGGACGATGACGTGTTTGTGGCTTCACGCACAACTGAAGATTTGTTTACTGTGATACACAG GTCCAAGAGAAAGCTGCTTGGCTGGAAAGAGCCTGGTGAGGCCTTTGCTGGCGGCAGCAGACCAAGCTCCCATTCCCCAATAAAGAACACAGCTGATTCTCCCATCAGTGAGTCAGCTGCTTCTGCAGGGTCAAGCGGCAGTGCTAACCTAGATGCTGGCAGAAACGATGATTTCAAGGCCTTGCTACAGAAGAAGGGGAGCAAGGCAACTCCAAGGTCCCGCCCTTCAGCAGCCGAACTGCTGAAGACCACTAACCCACTGGCTCGGAGAATTATTGCCCAATTTTCAAAAGACTATGAAACCACCAGTGACCCCAGTACTTAA
- the NHSL2 gene encoding NHS-like protein 2 isoform X8: MPTNRQLSEDETTTQGVRAPEASLSLSTTADKQAAWNSPFPLPILEEKRWLQPCSTHSDIVPINISGQQFDKHASLRHSLFNTETAVNPKSTLRRRRTIIGFSNFSQRDQGHSNSPSGSVAHSATSDIRLSRSVPEDVHGRVAVGQEARFPNLTSSVLRSPSSDPEEVLQARRGAHPPGMESIGMVYSITSSCNGPTESMFSASWKGDTFTYMTPSATSQSTQVIENGKNPSSGNAWVSLHTLPPLVPKETATLVVTRDNPAGCSGSAGYSEHPTQQMQAVERPSRIGLLTSGISQLETGPDGASRFRERSLSVPTDSGTTELDYEEEQKASEACALPYDRTGSEGSNSADNIASHRAQQEAQHRRQRSKSISLRKAKKKPSPPMRSVSLVKDEPVLLPEGGSALPKEQRPRSLCLSLEHQGRHSSHQDGRGHPAVPTFKDPEGTQFSHHWYLTDWKSGDTCQSLSSSSTATGTTVIECTQAQGSSESLASPSTSRATTPSQLSIEVEAREVSSPGRPTGLMSPSSGYSSQSETPTPTVSMSLTLGHLPPPSGSVRVRPVVPERKSSLPPTSPMEKMSKSWLSFDLPLTSSTNLDLSGMSISIRSKTKVSRHHSDTNFGAKLAQKMSPNQPVMPMVTQSDLRSIRLRSVSKSEPEDDIESPDYAEEAGAEVFTLPERKMKPPIAEKPPVARRPPSLVHKPPSVPREYPLTSPTLATTPKSSIQHMRPFPPDVYTAVRKPKSSSPEGRSPGESTAPSSFVFTPFAGSSGAFFSGTQQPPQGNMEDGGPKVRALPERISLQSEEEAEKKKGKIPPPVPKKPSVLYLPFTSPTAQMDVYGTEPRLSLSPIITLQEEARYPPTSDHLQSPGTRTTSTPEAEGGREASPLGSSTEASTEEKSVISDKTAEWIAEEDDDVFVASRTTEDLFTVIHRSKRKLLGWKEPGEAFAGGSRPSSHSPIKNTADSPISESAASAGSSGSANLDAGRNDDFKALLQKKGSKATPRSRPSAAELLKTTNPLARRIIAQFSKDYETTSDPST; this comes from the exons ATG CCTACAAATCGGCAGCTGAGCGAGGATGAGACTACCACCCAGGGTGTGAGGGCCCCTGAGGCCTCCCTGAGCCTGTCTACCACAGCCGACAAGCAAGCTGCCTGGAAtagccccttccctctgcccatcctAGAGGAGAAACGGTGGCTTCAACCTTGCTCCACGCACTCTGACATTGTGCCCATCAACATCTCTG GGCAGCAGTTTGATAAACATGCAAGTTTGCGACACTCCTTGTTTAACACGGAGACAGCCGTGAACCCCAAATCCACCCTGAGGCGGAGGCGGACCATTATTGGATTCTCTAACTTTTCACAGCGAGACCAAG GTCACAGCAACAGCCCATCAGGCAGTGTGGCCCACTCTGCCACCTCCGACATCAGGCTCAGTCGTTCAGTCCCAGAAGATGTCCATGGAAGAGTTGCAGTTGGTCAGGAAGCTCGTTTCCCAAATCTCACTTCATCGGTACTGAGGAGTCCTTCGAGTGATCCAGAAGAAGTTCTCCAGGCGCGTCGTGGTGCACACCCTCCTGGCATGGAGAGCATAGGAATGGTGTATAGCATCACCAGTTCTTGCAATGGACCAACGGAGTCGATGTTCTCTGCTTCCTGGAAGGGAGATACTTTTACCTACATGACTCCAAGTGCCACCAGTCAGAGCACTCAAGtcattgaaaatggaaaaaatccttCCTCTGGGAATGCTTGGGTCTCTCTGCACACACTGCCACCTCTAGTTCCTAAGGAGACTGCTACCCTCGTTGTCACTCGTGATAACCCAGCAGGATGCAGTGGGTCAGCAGGCTACTCTGAGCACCCTACTCAACAAATGCAGGCAGTGGAACGACCCTCCAGGATTGGCCTTCTCACTAGTGGTATCTCACAGCTGGAGACAGGCCCAGATGGGGCCAGCAGGTTCCGGGAGCGGTCACTGTCTGTGCCCACAGACTCAGGCACCACAGAGTTGGATTATGAGGAGGAACAGAAGGCCAGCGAAGCCTGTGCCCTTCCTTATGACCGTACAGGTTCTGAGGGCAGTAACAGTGCTGACAACATTGCCTCTCATAGGGCCCAACAGGAGGCCCAGCACAGAAGGCAGAGGTCCAAGAGTATCTCACTCAGGAAGGCCAAGAAGAAGCCTTCCCCACCAATGCGCAGTGTCTCACTGGTCAAAGATGAGCCAGTCCTCTTGCCAGAAGGTGGGTCAGCCCTACCCAAGGAACAGAGGCCCAGGAGCCTTTGCCTCTCCTTGGAACACCAGGGACGTCACTCATCCCACCAGGATGGTCGGGGTCACCCAGCTGTGCCAACCTTCAAAGATCCAGAAGGCACACAATTCTCCCACCACTGGTACCTTACTGACTGGAAGTCTGGTGACACTTGCCAATCCTTGTCCAGCTCCAGCACTGCCACAGGCACCACAGTCATTGAGTGCACCCAAGCTCAGGGCAGCTCAGAGTCTCTTGCCTCCCCTTCCACATCCAGAGCCACGACACCTTCCCAGCTCTCCATCGAGGTGGAGGCCAGGGAAGTATCCTCCCCAGGAAGGCCTACTGGGCTGATGTCACCCTCCAGTGGATACTCCAGCCAGTCAGAGACACCAACCCCCACAGTCTCCATGTCCTTGACCCTGGGCCACTTGCCCCCTCCAAGTGGCAGTGTCCGGGTGCGTCCAGTGGTGCCTGAGAGGAAGTCATCACTACCCCCGACATCACCCATGGAGAAAATGTCCAAGTCATGGCTGTCGTTTGACCTACCATTGACCTCATCAACTAACCTGGATCTGTCTGGGATGAGTATCTCTATCCGAAGTAAAACCAAGGTGAGCCGGCATCACTCAGATACAAATTTTGGGGCCAAGCTGGCCCAGAAAATGAGCCCCAACCAACCAGTTATGCCCATGGTTACTCAGTCTGACCTACGTTCCATTCGCCTGAGGTCAGTCAGCAAGTCTGAGCCAGAAGATGACATCGAGAGCCCTGACTATGCTGAGGAAGCAGGAGCAGAAGTCTTCACCTtgccagagagaaaaatgaaacctcCCATAGCTGAGAAGCCCCCCGTGGCCCGAAGGCCTCCAAGCTTGGTGCACAAGCCACCATCTGTCCCCCGGGAGTACCCGCTAACTTCACCTACCTTGGCTACAACCCCCAAGAGCTCCATTCAACACATGAGGCCATTCCCTCCAGACGTCTACACCGCGGTGCGGAAACCAAAGTCCTCCAGCCCTGAGGGCAGAAGCCCAGGGGAGTCAACAGCACCCTCATCTTTTGTTTTCACCCCTTTCGCTGGTTCCTCTGGTGCCTTCTTCTCAGGAACACAGCAACCTCCCCAGGGAAATATGGAGGATGGAGGCCCTAAGGTGAGAGCCCTGCCTGAAAGAATTAGCCTCCAGAgcgaggaagaagcagagaaaaagaaaggcaagatcCCACCTCCTGTCCCAAAAAAGCCCAGCGTGCTGTACCTGCCTTTCACATCACCCACAGCTCAAATGGATGTGTACGGGACAGAACCAAGGCTGTCGCTCAGCCCCATCATCACCCTGCAGGAAGAAGCCAGGTATCCCCCGACCAGTGACCACCTGCAATCACCTGGTACAAGGACAACTTCAACACCAGAGGCTGAAGGTGGAAGGGAAGCAAGTCCTCTAG GGAGTTCTACGGAAGCAAGCACTGAAGAAAAAAGTGTAATCAGTGATAAAACAGCTGAATGGATTGCCGAAGAGGACGATGACGTGTTTGTGGCTTCACGCACAACTGAAGATTTGTTTACTGTGATACACAG GTCCAAGAGAAAGCTGCTTGGCTGGAAAGAGCCTGGTGAGGCCTTTGCTGGCGGCAGCAGACCAAGCTCCCATTCCCCAATAAAGAACACAGCTGATTCTCCCATCAGTGAGTCAGCTGCTTCTGCAGGGTCAAGCGGCAGTGCTAACCTAGATGCTGGCAGAAACGATGATTTCAAGGCCTTGCTACAGAAGAAGGGGAGCAAGGCAACTCCAAGGTCCCGCCCTTCAGCAGCCGAACTGCTGAAGACCACTAACCCACTGGCTCGGAGAATTATTGCCCAATTTTCAAAAGACTATGAAACCACCAGTGACCCCAGTACTTAA